The Fluviicola sp. genome contains a region encoding:
- a CDS encoding adenylate/guanylate cyclase domain-containing protein, giving the protein MTTIVQDEAGTLWLGTQDGLNRFDGQQFEVFTSDDTPGLGSSYIHCGLKDQTGQLWFGTADGISIYDPKKETFRSLLASDDNNLSIESISEEQNGNIWVGSSTNGLAKYDRSTKKIAFLTGAIPSKRIHYIKFVSKDQLVVSFEDVGVYVYNVKTKTWKQLTPPNGQKTWLVSDVEPFTESSFVLSSNEGLWLFDNQSYKLIPFLKFIGKDYGIEEFSDVYVKSVNEFYIATVNNGLISVNNTRDGYRITLSKKDIFQKNAILFNELNELFCDENGTIWIGTLRGLSGFNPKNDSFFGVGPAANLNTGLPSESVWGFAESTDFSKVYIATDFAISELDRKTGKFKHYYISKSEDFNENSIVSIHHITDNHFLIGANDGLYELKIKNGNGVFKKINYKGISNPSGFQRVYNITPYKQSQFFLATKGGVLLYDLKTGEFKPFVYDPKKPKTTIGAGVCRVAYKGLNDTYYFATGVGGINILSADKKGEERIVPYPMNKSILKASRDVISSIYQENETTLWLGSSGSGLLRLNLQSGKVTAYTRKQGLPNNFVYGILPDKRGNLWLSTNKGLCKFNISEENCTNYSEVNGLMSNEFNTGAYLLSGNGEMYFGGIEGYNFFNPENLQELKDKVYVNFLKFRFDDQWLKPGDKDAPFKQSFFYHPDIKLGYNERSFTIRFLPTDLINRDLLQFKYELEGLDEGSVFLGSSSEIHFTSLTPGSYILKVYVKSIDGNWVQASSQMNIEIAAPFWWKWWFWVIVLIVLTLLIIIFIRSRIDLARRDQVRLEMKIVERTKEIRAQNMKIESQKKVIEEEKTKVEEQKRLLQIEKDKTETLLRNIIPESTAEELKTKGRASARAYKTVSVLFTDFVGFTKIAEGLKPTDLVNKLDVYFRKFDEIIVKNNLEKIKTIGDAYMCAGGVPVRNNTNPIDAVLAALQIQDYMNTLREEALKNGEEYWELRLGINTGEVTAGVIGSERLAYDIWGATVNQAQRMEMMGEPGRVTISGSTFKLIEPYFECTYRGKVKTKSKGLIEMFTVERIKPELSINGEGLYPNDRFQQIVNLHLYSSINYYKAERHIIKVLEKGLSPMLHYHSIEHTKDVVRAVERYALLEGVTDEGLFLLKSAATYHDAGFVESYEKNEPIGARMAEEILPKYGYSDQHIAQIKELIFVTQIPHQPKNKLEQIICDADLDYLGRDDFHEISDRLRRELREHGKIEGDRQWDHMQVAFLNMHKYFTPTAIASRQAKKMQNLKEVEERLARNEYKD; this is encoded by the coding sequence GTGACGACTATTGTGCAGGATGAAGCCGGGACTTTGTGGCTCGGAACGCAGGACGGTTTGAACCGGTTTGACGGACAACAGTTTGAAGTATTTACCTCAGATGATACTCCCGGATTGGGAAGTTCCTATATTCACTGCGGTTTAAAAGACCAAACCGGTCAATTGTGGTTCGGAACGGCAGACGGTATTTCGATCTATGATCCCAAAAAAGAAACCTTCCGGTCGCTTCTGGCTTCAGACGATAACAACCTTTCCATCGAAAGTATTTCGGAAGAACAAAACGGCAACATTTGGGTCGGTTCTTCCACAAACGGACTGGCAAAGTACGATCGAAGCACCAAAAAAATAGCGTTCCTAACCGGTGCGATTCCTTCCAAACGCATTCATTACATCAAGTTTGTTTCGAAAGATCAGCTGGTAGTTTCCTTTGAAGATGTGGGTGTGTATGTCTACAACGTGAAAACAAAAACATGGAAACAACTCACACCGCCAAATGGCCAGAAAACGTGGCTGGTTTCCGATGTAGAACCTTTTACCGAAAGCAGTTTCGTTTTATCCAGTAACGAAGGCCTTTGGTTATTCGACAATCAGAGCTACAAACTGATTCCGTTCTTAAAGTTTATCGGGAAAGATTACGGGATCGAAGAGTTCTCGGATGTGTATGTGAAATCGGTTAACGAATTCTACATCGCAACGGTAAACAACGGGTTGATCAGCGTGAACAACACCCGTGACGGTTACCGCATTACACTCAGTAAAAAAGACATTTTCCAGAAGAACGCGATCCTGTTTAACGAGCTCAACGAATTGTTTTGCGATGAGAACGGAACGATCTGGATCGGAACACTGAGAGGTTTGAGTGGATTCAACCCGAAAAACGATTCGTTTTTTGGTGTTGGTCCTGCTGCCAACCTGAACACAGGCTTACCTTCCGAAAGTGTTTGGGGATTTGCGGAATCAACTGATTTCTCCAAAGTTTACATCGCTACCGATTTTGCCATTTCCGAATTGGACCGCAAAACTGGGAAGTTCAAGCATTATTACATTTCGAAATCCGAAGATTTCAATGAAAACAGCATTGTTTCAATTCACCACATTACAGACAATCATTTTTTGATCGGCGCCAATGACGGATTGTATGAATTGAAGATCAAGAACGGAAACGGGGTATTTAAAAAGATCAACTACAAAGGCATTTCGAATCCTTCCGGTTTTCAGCGTGTTTATAACATTACTCCTTACAAGCAGTCTCAGTTTTTCTTGGCAACAAAAGGAGGTGTTTTATTGTATGACCTTAAAACGGGAGAATTCAAACCTTTTGTATACGACCCGAAAAAGCCCAAAACCACCATTGGTGCCGGGGTTTGCCGGGTTGCCTATAAAGGATTGAACGACACTTATTATTTTGCAACGGGAGTCGGGGGAATCAATATCCTTTCGGCAGACAAAAAAGGGGAAGAGCGCATCGTTCCTTACCCGATGAACAAATCCATTCTGAAGGCAAGCCGAGACGTAATCTCCAGTATTTACCAGGAAAATGAAACAACCCTGTGGCTGGGTTCTTCCGGATCGGGATTGCTGAGACTCAACCTGCAAAGCGGGAAAGTTACGGCGTACACGCGCAAGCAAGGTTTGCCGAATAATTTTGTTTACGGGATTCTTCCTGATAAACGCGGGAACTTGTGGCTGAGTACCAACAAAGGACTATGCAAATTCAACATTTCCGAAGAAAACTGCACGAATTATTCGGAAGTAAACGGATTGATGAGCAACGAATTTAACACCGGTGCTTACCTGCTTTCCGGGAACGGGGAAATGTATTTCGGAGGAATTGAAGGATACAATTTTTTCAACCCGGAGAATTTGCAGGAACTGAAAGACAAAGTATACGTCAACTTTTTGAAATTCCGCTTCGATGACCAATGGTTGAAACCGGGCGACAAAGATGCACCGTTCAAGCAATCCTTTTTTTACCATCCGGATATCAAGCTGGGATATAACGAGCGTAGTTTTACCATCCGCTTCTTACCCACAGACTTGATAAACCGCGACCTGCTGCAATTCAAATACGAATTGGAAGGGTTGGATGAAGGTTCCGTTTTCCTGGGTTCTTCGAGTGAGATTCACTTCACATCCCTGACTCCGGGATCTTATATCCTGAAAGTATATGTGAAAAGTATCGACGGAAACTGGGTCCAGGCTTCTTCGCAAATGAATATCGAAATCGCCGCACCGTTTTGGTGGAAATGGTGGTTCTGGGTCATTGTTCTGATCGTTTTGACTTTGTTGATTATCATTTTCATCCGTTCACGAATCGATTTGGCTAGAAGAGACCAGGTTCGCCTGGAAATGAAGATCGTGGAAAGAACAAAGGAGATCCGAGCTCAGAACATGAAGATCGAATCTCAGAAAAAAGTCATCGAAGAAGAAAAAACGAAAGTAGAGGAACAAAAACGCTTGCTGCAGATCGAAAAAGATAAAACAGAAACCTTACTCCGGAACATCATCCCGGAATCTACTGCAGAAGAGCTGAAAACAAAAGGAAGAGCTTCGGCCCGGGCATACAAAACGGTTTCGGTATTGTTTACGGATTTCGTCGGGTTTACCAAGATTGCAGAAGGGTTGAAACCAACCGATCTGGTAAACAAACTGGACGTATATTTCCGCAAGTTCGATGAGATCATTGTAAAGAATAACCTGGAGAAAATCAAAACCATCGGTGATGCATACATGTGTGCCGGAGGTGTTCCGGTGAGAAACAACACCAACCCGATCGATGCGGTATTGGCCGCGCTCCAGATCCAGGATTACATGAATACCCTGCGGGAGGAAGCGTTGAAAAACGGGGAAGAATATTGGGAATTGCGCCTCGGGATCAATACGGGGGAAGTGACCGCCGGAGTAATCGGTTCGGAAAGATTGGCCTACGATATCTGGGGAGCTACCGTGAACCAGGCACAACGGATGGAAATGATGGGCGAACCGGGAAGAGTGACCATTTCGGGATCAACCTTTAAACTCATAGAACCCTATTTTGAATGTACGTATCGCGGAAAGGTAAAAACAAAGAGTAAGGGCCTGATCGAAATGTTCACGGTGGAACGCATCAAACCGGAACTTTCCATAAACGGTGAAGGACTTTATCCGAATGACCGTTTCCAGCAGATTGTCAACCTGCATTTATACAGTAGTATCAATTATTACAAAGCAGAACGGCACATCATCAAAGTGCTGGAAAAAGGTTTATCACCGATGCTTCACTATCATAGTATCGAACACACGAAAGACGTGGTGCGGGCGGTAGAGCGTTATGCTTTACTGGAAGGAGTAACCGATGAAGGGTTATTCCTCTTGAAATCCGCTGCGACTTACCACGATGCGGGGTTTGTGGAAAGCTATGAGAAAAATGAACCGATCGGAGCGCGCATGGCGGAAGAGATTCTTCCGAAATACGGGTACTCGGATCAGCACATTGCCCAGATCAAAGAACTGATCTTCGTGACACAGATTCCGCATCAGCCGAAAAATAAACTGGAACAAATCATTTGTGATGCCGATCTGGATTACCTGGGAAGAGATGATTTTCATGAAATTTCCGACAGGTTGAGAAGAGAGTTGCGTGAACACGGAAAAATTGAAGGTGACAGACAATGGGACCACATGCAGGTTGCATTCCTGAATATGCATAAATATTTCACCCCTACAGCAATTGCCAGCAGACAGGCCAAGAAGATGCAAAACCTCAAAGAAGTGGAAGAGCGCCTGGCAAGGAACGAGTATAAAGATTGA
- a CDS encoding ferritin, translating to MNKRIEAALNDQIQKESSSSQYYLAMASWAETKGLNGIAKFMYAHSDEERFHMLKLIKFVNERGGVAVVPAIPEPPREYDSLERVFELLLEHEVGVSESINNVVDACLQEKDYSTHNFMQWYVSEQLEEEALGRSILDKLRLIGGDKGGLYLFDRDMEAAGAAKSAGTEQKA from the coding sequence ATGAATAAGCGAATTGAAGCGGCATTAAATGATCAAATTCAAAAAGAATCCTCTTCCTCTCAATATTACCTGGCAATGGCTTCCTGGGCAGAAACAAAAGGTCTGAACGGGATTGCAAAGTTCATGTATGCACATTCAGACGAAGAGCGTTTCCACATGTTGAAGCTGATCAAATTCGTTAATGAACGCGGAGGAGTAGCTGTTGTTCCCGCAATTCCGGAACCGCCAAGAGAATACGATTCCCTGGAGCGCGTTTTTGAATTGTTGCTGGAACACGAGGTGGGGGTTTCTGAAAGCATCAACAACGTAGTTGACGCATGTTTGCAGGAAAAAGATTATTCCACACACAATTTTATGCAATGGTATGTTTCCGAACAATTGGAAGAGGAAGCACTGGGAAGAAGTATCCTGGATAAATTGCGTTTGATCGGTGGCGATAAAGGAGGTCTTTACCTGTTTGACCGCGATATGGAAGCTGCAGGAGCAGCAAAAAGTGCCGGTACTGAACAGAAAGCTTAA
- a CDS encoding SBBP repeat-containing protein, giving the protein MKKTLFYLLFSFGYFATNSLYSQSVAFEWATGFGEMYSDYGNAITTDASGNSYTTGTFQETIDLDPGPGIYNLTSQGDADVFISKTDMNGNFLWAVSIGGISYDNSSSIALDASGNVCVMGVFKQTVDFNPQTGVYNLTSVGGSDVFVLKLDTNGNFLWAAGIGGTTEDTGKSTVLDASGNVFVTGNFQGTVDFDPGMGTNSVTSTAGSGDIFVLKLDIDGNFLWVKCFEGADQHTVTSSAVDASGNIYTTGYYTGAIDFDPGTGISYLLASVFETFMAKLDPDGNFIWVKAIEGNGLVLGKSIAIDGTGNSYTIGSFDGEIDFDPEAGTYNLTSISSGGYDLFISKWDENGDFVWAKNIGATSGHIVGESVATDASGNVYSTGYFFGTIDFNPGTGIKNLTAVANYDAFITRFDPNGNFIWAKALGGLNWDSGNDIAVDASENVYTTGYFGVGTTDFDPGAGIFNLTSVGSYDAFILKLEPCQPDSVTDSIISCGPYTWIDGITYSASTDTATFTLANSANCDSVITLNLTVIPLATSTVSETVCGPFTWTNGNGQTYATSTVATHTIPNGGANGCDSVVTLNLTVIVNTLVSVNGITLSSNQTGATYQWLDCDNANAPIPGATAQSFTPATNGNYAVEITVNGCTETSGCITVTTVGLESEEQNGLKIYPNPVLENLFIETPESVTIQFADISGKIIQTEQLTAGGNTISLSKLTAGVYFITSSSGTVLTFVKQ; this is encoded by the coding sequence ATGAAAAAAACACTGTTCTACCTTCTCTTTTCCTTCGGTTATTTTGCAACCAACAGCCTTTATTCCCAAAGTGTTGCTTTTGAGTGGGCAACCGGTTTTGGTGAAATGTATTCCGATTATGGAAATGCAATTACCACGGATGCATCTGGAAATAGTTATACCACCGGAACTTTTCAGGAAACTATAGATCTTGATCCGGGGCCAGGGATCTATAACCTGACCTCACAGGGAGATGCAGATGTTTTTATTTCAAAAACGGATATGAACGGAAACTTTCTCTGGGCTGTAAGTATAGGAGGAATTTCTTATGACAACAGTTCTTCCATTGCTTTGGACGCATCCGGGAATGTATGCGTGATGGGCGTTTTTAAGCAAACCGTTGATTTTAACCCGCAAACGGGCGTTTATAACCTGACTTCCGTTGGCGGTAGTGATGTTTTCGTCCTAAAACTGGATACGAATGGAAATTTTCTCTGGGCTGCAGGCATAGGAGGTACAACTGAAGACACCGGAAAGTCAACCGTTTTGGATGCATCCGGAAATGTGTTTGTAACTGGAAATTTTCAGGGAACCGTTGATTTTGATCCCGGAATGGGAACGAATTCTGTTACCTCAACAGCAGGTAGCGGTGATATTTTCGTATTAAAATTAGATATAGACGGAAACTTCTTGTGGGTTAAGTGCTTTGAAGGGGCAGATCAGCATACCGTTACATCTTCTGCCGTTGACGCATCAGGGAATATTTATACTACCGGTTATTATACAGGAGCAATTGACTTTGATCCGGGAACAGGAATCTCTTACCTTCTTGCATCTGTTTTCGAAACGTTTATGGCAAAACTGGATCCCGACGGAAATTTTATCTGGGTAAAAGCCATAGAAGGAAATGGCCTTGTTCTTGGAAAATCCATCGCCATTGATGGAACGGGAAATAGTTATACCATAGGTTCTTTTGACGGGGAGATTGATTTTGATCCGGAAGCGGGAACTTATAATCTTACTTCTATTTCTTCCGGAGGATATGATCTTTTTATTTCGAAGTGGGATGAGAACGGAGATTTTGTCTGGGCAAAAAATATCGGTGCAACATCCGGTCACATTGTAGGGGAATCCGTTGCAACAGATGCTTCAGGGAATGTTTATTCAACCGGATATTTTTTCGGGACCATTGATTTTAACCCGGGTACAGGAATTAAAAACCTTACCGCAGTTGCAAACTACGATGCATTTATCACCCGTTTTGATCCGAACGGAAATTTTATTTGGGCAAAAGCCCTGGGTGGATTGAACTGGGACTCGGGAAATGATATTGCTGTCGACGCATCCGAAAATGTATACACAACCGGATATTTCGGAGTTGGAACAACCGATTTTGACCCGGGAGCAGGAATATTCAACCTGACTTCCGTTGGTAGCTACGACGCTTTTATCCTGAAACTCGAACCCTGTCAACCGGATTCTGTTACGGATTCCATTATTTCCTGCGGCCCTTACACCTGGATTGATGGCATCACTTACAGCGCATCAACCGATACCGCTACATTTACACTTGCAAATTCCGCCAATTGTGATTCCGTTATTACCTTGAATTTGACTGTGATTCCGCTGGCAACTTCAACGGTTTCTGAAACGGTTTGCGGCCCTTTTACCTGGACGAACGGAAATGGGCAAACATACGCTACAAGTACTGTCGCAACCCATACCATTCCGAATGGAGGAGCGAATGGCTGTGATTCAGTTGTTACTTTAAACCTCACCGTCATTGTGAATACGCTCGTTTCCGTTAACGGAATTACTTTGAGTTCCAATCAAACCGGGGCAACTTATCAGTGGTTGGACTGCGACAATGCCAATGCTCCTATTCCCGGGGCAACAGCACAATCCTTTACTCCGGCAACTAATGGGAATTACGCGGTGGAAATCACCGTAAACGGTTGTACGGAAACATCGGGTTGTATTACTGTAACAACTGTAGGATTGGAATCCGAAGAACAAAATGGCCTGAAGATATATCCGAACCCTGTCCTCGAAAATCTATTCATAGAAACTCCGGAAAGTGTGACCATTCAATTCGCAGATATTTCCGGAAAGATTATTCAAACCGAACAGTTAACAGCTGGCGGTAACACTATTAGCTTAAGTAAACTTACAGCCGGTGTTTATTTCATTACTTCTTCTTCAGGAACGGTTTTGACATTTGTAAAACAATAA
- the rnr gene encoding ribonuclease R: MGKKRPTKKVKDKSTKKLKTGLYHIIRKLFEQHQDALLNYKQVCSLLHIHDSESRKLVVALLRELETEGFLRKSGHETYGYSNTTETIEGELELTQRGSGFVTVGKNEPDIFIAPHNIGHAIHGDIVRVALTKKSGNRPEGKVMEVVSRERTQFVGTIHIYDKHAFLIPDNTKTGVKIYIPFEKLNKAKNKDKALVKITVWPKSAEFPFGEVIQTLGGNSIHDNEMISILVSQGIPIEFGDDVMSEAEQVTLELDPVEVAKRRDFRDILTFTIDPVDAKDFDDALSIRKLENGHYEIGVHIADVSQYVKPDSAMDKEAYKRGNSVYLVDRVIPMLPEQLSNMVCSLRPKEDKFTFSAVFELDEKGKLYKEWFGKTVIHSDHRFAYEDAQEILEGAEGPYKEELHILDNIAKIYRKERFKNGALMINSEEIRFKLDENKEPVDVVVKVSKDAHQLIEEFMLLANKRVAMYVGMPQKGKDPVPFVYRVHDKPDPEKIALFSLFLDKFGYSLEFTSPEKAAQSINKLLNDIRLKNEYSIIQQMAIRSMAKATYDTDNIGHYGLAFQYYTHFTSPIRRYADLMVHRILLECLEHRPHKYNQALEDICKRISRTERKATEAERESNKYFQVVFVHDKIGEEFDGIVSGLAEFGLFVRMTENACEGMVPLQEIPGDRFSFDEKTMTIVGQKTGKTFHFGDSVRVKISEVSPKKRTIDLELVSVAD, from the coding sequence ATGGGTAAAAAAAGACCAACAAAAAAAGTAAAAGATAAATCGACCAAGAAGTTAAAGACCGGACTATATCATATTATTCGAAAATTATTTGAACAGCACCAGGACGCCCTTTTGAATTACAAACAGGTGTGCAGTTTGCTGCATATTCACGACAGCGAGTCCCGCAAACTGGTGGTGGCTTTGCTGCGAGAACTGGAAACGGAAGGTTTCCTGCGTAAAAGCGGACACGAAACTTATGGCTATTCCAATACGACCGAAACTATCGAAGGAGAACTGGAGCTTACACAGCGTGGTTCCGGATTCGTGACCGTTGGAAAAAATGAACCGGATATCTTCATTGCTCCGCACAACATCGGGCATGCTATTCACGGAGATATTGTTCGTGTTGCATTGACCAAAAAGAGCGGCAACAGGCCGGAAGGAAAGGTCATGGAAGTGGTTTCCCGTGAACGGACTCAATTCGTGGGAACGATTCACATTTACGACAAACACGCTTTCTTAATTCCGGACAATACCAAAACGGGCGTGAAGATTTACATTCCGTTCGAGAAATTGAATAAAGCCAAAAACAAGGATAAAGCGCTGGTAAAAATTACCGTTTGGCCGAAATCTGCGGAGTTTCCTTTCGGGGAAGTGATCCAGACTTTGGGCGGAAATTCGATCCACGACAACGAGATGATTTCTATCCTGGTGAGCCAGGGAATTCCTATCGAGTTTGGTGACGACGTGATGAGCGAAGCTGAACAGGTAACTCTTGAGCTCGATCCGGTGGAAGTTGCCAAAAGACGTGATTTCCGCGATATCCTGACCTTTACCATCGACCCGGTTGACGCCAAGGATTTTGACGATGCTTTGTCGATCCGGAAACTCGAAAATGGCCACTACGAAATCGGTGTACACATTGCAGACGTGAGCCAGTACGTGAAGCCCGATTCTGCTATGGACAAGGAAGCTTACAAGCGCGGAAATTCCGTTTACCTGGTAGACCGCGTGATCCCGATGCTTCCGGAACAGCTTTCAAACATGGTTTGTTCCCTACGACCGAAGGAAGATAAGTTTACTTTCTCAGCAGTTTTCGAACTGGATGAAAAAGGAAAATTATACAAAGAATGGTTCGGGAAAACAGTCATTCATTCCGATCACCGTTTTGCTTATGAAGATGCACAGGAAATCCTGGAAGGAGCAGAAGGTCCCTACAAGGAAGAATTGCACATTTTAGATAATATCGCAAAAATCTATCGAAAAGAGCGATTTAAGAATGGTGCATTGATGATTAATTCGGAAGAAATCCGTTTCAAACTGGATGAAAACAAAGAACCGGTGGATGTGGTAGTGAAGGTTTCGAAAGACGCGCATCAGCTTATTGAAGAGTTCATGCTTTTGGCCAATAAACGGGTTGCGATGTATGTCGGGATGCCGCAAAAAGGGAAAGATCCCGTGCCGTTCGTTTACCGCGTTCACGACAAGCCGGATCCGGAGAAAATCGCATTATTCAGTTTATTTTTAGATAAATTCGGCTATTCCCTGGAATTTACGAGCCCGGAGAAAGCAGCGCAAAGCATCAATAAATTGCTCAACGATATCCGTTTGAAAAACGAATACAGCATCATTCAGCAAATGGCAATCCGGAGCATGGCTAAAGCCACTTACGACACAGACAACATCGGTCATTACGGGTTGGCTTTCCAATATTATACGCACTTCACTTCACCAATCCGTCGATATGCGGATTTGATGGTACACCGTATTCTGCTGGAATGCCTGGAACACCGCCCGCACAAATACAACCAGGCACTGGAAGATATCTGTAAGCGCATTTCGCGCACGGAGCGCAAAGCGACGGAAGCAGAACGCGAATCCAATAAGTACTTCCAGGTCGTGTTTGTTCACGACAAGATCGGGGAAGAATTCGACGGAATTGTTTCCGGGTTGGCAGAATTCGGGCTGTTTGTGCGTATGACCGAAAACGCTTGTGAAGGAATGGTTCCGCTGCAGGAAATTCCGGGAGACCGTTTTTCATTCGATGAAAAGACCATGACGATAGTTGGCCAGAAAACCGGGAAAACGTTCCATTTCGGGGATTCGGTGCGTGTAAAGATTTCGGAAGTGAGCCCGAAAAAACGCACAATTGACCTGGAATTGGTTTCGGTTGCGGACTAA
- a CDS encoding 3'-5' exonuclease, translating into MAKKLDKIIVIDVEATCWNSAPPVGMTNDIIEFGICLLDVHSGEISDNRGILVIPERSEISEFCTELTTITPEMIRREGISYKEACAIIRKEYDGQSRAWASFGAYDLKHIQRQCSELGVGYPLGPSHINVKTLFALKNKLGHEKGMDGALQHLQIKLEGTHHRGVDDARNIAKILRTLL; encoded by the coding sequence ATGGCAAAAAAACTAGACAAAATTATTGTGATTGACGTGGAAGCCACGTGCTGGAATTCCGCTCCACCAGTGGGAATGACCAACGATATTATCGAATTCGGGATTTGTCTGCTCGATGTTCATTCGGGAGAGATTTCCGATAACCGTGGAATCCTGGTGATCCCGGAACGTTCGGAGATCAGCGAATTCTGCACGGAATTAACAACCATTACTCCGGAGATGATCCGCCGGGAAGGAATTTCTTACAAAGAAGCGTGCGCGATCATTCGAAAGGAATACGACGGACAGAGCAGGGCGTGGGCCAGTTTTGGTGCTTACGATCTGAAACACATTCAGCGCCAGTGTTCCGAATTAGGTGTCGGTTATCCGCTCGGACCTTCACACATCAACGTGAAAACACTTTTCGCCCTGAAAAACAAACTGGGTCATGAAAAAGGAATGGACGGAGCACTTCAACACCTGCAGATCAAACTGGAAGGAACGCATCACCGCGGAGTTGACGATGCAAGGAACATTGCGAAAATTCTCCGGACGCTGTTGTAA
- a CDS encoding two-component regulator propeller domain-containing protein yields the protein MKRTQLIYILLTLISVSCGAQVQADSPKTETVRTIAQPKLVRSQGTDEYANVHCSLEDKNGNLWFGTTGEGLYKYDGKEFTNFLVKDGLSSNHVWCAYEDNTGKLWFGTDDGVCCYDPASPSKGFTTYRLEGKISAVDYKHQKNPVHAIYQDKSGQFWFGTDHGVFKSVLQTNKESSENEWSFVPFFSGNNLIVNPKNLHLRGISAIIQDQSGKMWFASWNNEGACSFDGKALTNFEPNGDNMVYSLLEDKAGNLWFGTREHGVCRYDGIGPQKSYTNFADIATFSTSSIASMVEDKNGQIWFGTEFGSGSLEDKKGGVWRYDPKSNAFTNFTVAGDGLTNNSVFTVLKTRSDDFWFGTRNMGLCKFDPAAKGKKFVVFSE from the coding sequence ATGAAGCGAACCCAACTGATATACATTTTACTTACGCTGATCTCTGTTTCCTGCGGCGCACAGGTTCAAGCGGATTCACCGAAAACAGAAACCGTAAGAACGATCGCACAGCCAAAACTGGTCCGCAGCCAGGGAACGGACGAATACGCCAATGTGCATTGTTCGCTGGAAGACAAAAACGGGAACCTGTGGTTTGGTACAACCGGAGAAGGGCTTTATAAATACGACGGAAAAGAATTTACGAATTTTCTGGTAAAAGATGGGTTGAGCAGCAATCATGTGTGGTGTGCTTATGAAGATAATACCGGAAAGCTGTGGTTCGGTACGGACGACGGAGTTTGTTGCTACGATCCTGCATCTCCTTCAAAAGGCTTTACGACTTATCGTTTGGAAGGTAAAATCTCTGCTGTGGATTACAAACACCAGAAAAATCCCGTTCACGCCATCTACCAGGACAAAAGCGGACAATTTTGGTTCGGAACAGATCATGGCGTGTTTAAATCGGTGTTACAGACAAACAAAGAATCCTCAGAAAACGAATGGTCATTTGTTCCGTTTTTTAGCGGGAACAATTTGATCGTCAACCCAAAAAACCTGCATCTGAGAGGTATTTCAGCAATTATCCAGGACCAATCAGGGAAAATGTGGTTTGCTTCCTGGAACAATGAAGGCGCCTGCTCTTTTGACGGAAAAGCGCTGACCAATTTCGAACCCAACGGCGACAACATGGTGTATTCCCTGCTGGAAGACAAAGCAGGAAATTTGTGGTTCGGAACTCGGGAGCACGGAGTTTGCAGATACGACGGAATCGGTCCGCAAAAATCCTACACCAATTTTGCAGATATTGCCACATTCAGTACCAGCAGTATTGCTTCCATGGTCGAAGATAAAAACGGACAGATCTGGTTCGGAACAGAATTCGGAAGCGGATCTCTTGAAGATAAAAAGGGCGGTGTATGGCGCTACGATCCGAAATCCAATGCCTTCACCAATTTCACCGTGGCAGGCGACGGATTGACAAACAATTCGGTTTTTACCGTTTTGAAAACACGCTCCGATGATTTCTGGTTCGGGACCCGCAACATGGGTTTGTGTAAATTCGATCCGGCAGCGAAAGGAAAGAAATTTGTGGTATTTTCAGAATAA
- a CDS encoding GNAT family N-acetyltransferase, producing MENLMITSDKNLLDVAYITDFISKTYWAKDRSRETMQTCIDNSLNFGVFLDVKQIGFARVVTDYAQFAYLLDVFIDEAHRGKGYSKRLMEHILENDSLKNVKVWRLATTDAHGLYKQFGFTELSKPENLMELFR from the coding sequence ATGGAAAATCTAATGATCACTTCCGACAAAAACCTGCTGGATGTAGCTTACATCACCGATTTTATTTCTAAAACGTATTGGGCCAAAGACCGCAGCCGGGAAACCATGCAAACCTGCATTGATAATTCGCTGAATTTCGGTGTTTTCCTGGACGTGAAACAAATAGGATTTGCGCGTGTTGTAACGGATTACGCGCAGTTTGCTTATTTATTGGACGTGTTTATTGACGAAGCACATCGCGGAAAAGGATATTCGAAACGGTTGATGGAACACATCCTGGAAAATGACTCTCTGAAGAATGTCAAAGTATGGCGCCTGGCTACTACGGATGCACACGGGCTTTACAAGCAGTTCGGGTTCACGGAATTATCGAAACCGGAAAACCTGATGGAATTATTCCGCTAG